tgtacttctctatcaacatcctcaacgcaaatactgcatctgtagtactctgttttggcatgaaaccatactgctgctcacaaatgttcacttcttcccttagtctagcttccactactctctcccataacttcattgtatggctcatcagctttattcctctgtagttgccacaactctgcacatctcccttgttcttaaaaatgggcaccagcacacttctcctccattcctcaggcatcttctcaccatctaagatcctgttgaacaaccctgtcagaaactctaccgccacctctcctagacacttccatacctctacaggtatatcatcaggaccgactgcctttccactcttcatcctcttcaatgccctcctcacttcatcctgactaatctctgctacttcctggtccacaacagtcacctcttctagtctttgttctctctcattttccacgttcatcaactcttcaaagtactctttccatcttcccatcacactactggcacctgtcaatagacttccatccctatccttaatcaccctaacctgctgcacgtccttcccatctctgtctctctgtcttgccaacctgtatagatcagtctctccctccttactgtccaacctagcatacaagtcatcataagcttcttgtttggcctttgctacctctaccttcaccttacgctgcatctccctgtactcctgtctactctcctcagtcctctcagtgtcccacttcctcttggctaacctctttctctgtatacactcctgtacctcctcattccaccaccaagtctccttatctactttccttccagatgacacaccaagtactctcctacctgtctccctgatcacattagctgtagttgtccagtcatctggaagcacctcctgaccacccagagcctgtcttaactccttcctaaaagtcatgcaacactcttcctttttcagcttccaccatttcgtcttctgctctgcctttgccctcttggtcttcctcaccaccagagtcatcctacacaccaccatcctatgctgtttggctacactctcacctaccactactttacagtcactgatctccttcaggttacaccgtctacaccagatgtagtctacctgtgtgctcctacctccactcttataggtcactctatgttcctgcctcttctggaagaaagtattcactacagccatttccatcctttttgcaaagtcaactaccatctgtccttctgcgttcctctcctggataccaaacctgcccatcacctcctcatcccctctgtttcctgcaccaacatgtccattgaagtgtgctccaatgacaactctttcacttctaggcatgctctgcatcacttcatcaaagtccgaccagaatttctccttctcctccagctcacatcctacctgtggagcatacccactaacaacattgaacatcacaccttctatttctagcttcagactcatcactctatctgacactctttttacctccaggacattcctaacaaactcctccttcaagataactcctcctccatttctcatttcccatctacaccatgatagacaacttgaaccctgctcctaaacttctaaccttgctacctttctacctggtctcctggacacacagtatgtctaccttcctcctctgcatcatgtcaaccaactctctaccttttcctgtcatagttccaacattcaacgtccctactctcagtcctatactcttggtgttcctcttctctctctccctacgAACAcagtcttcctctccttcttcgaagtctttgaaatgtctgctgatgtgattaagcgctatacaaataaaggttgattggttgattgattaattgattgattatcaccatgtctTCAGAgacaaagatgcaaaagttgggaaaaaaaagcaagtgacaatgaataaaaacaatcagtTAATGAATAAACAGAGacaagtattactacagatattactacagatattactacaggtattactacagatattactacagatattactacagatattactacagatattactacagatgttactacagatgttactacaggtattactacaggtattactacagatattactacagatattactacagatattactacagatgttactacagatgttactacagttattactacaggtattactacagatattactacagatattactacagatattactacagatattactacatatgtcactacagatattactgacagatattactacagatattactgcagatattactacagatattactacagatattactacagatattactacagatattactacatatgtcactacagatattactgacagatattactacagatattactacagatattactacagatattactacagatattactgcagatattactacagatattactgacagatattactacagatattactgcagatattactacagatattactacagatattactacagatattactgacagatattactacagatattactacagatattactacagatattactacagatattactacatatgtcactacagatattactgacagatattactacagatattactgcagatattactacagatattactacagatattactacagatattactacatatgtcactacagatattactgacagatattactacagatattactgcagatattactacagatattactacagatattactacagatattactacagatattactacatatgtcactacagatattactacagatattactacagatattactacagatattactacagatattactacagatattactacatatgtcactacagatattactacagatattactacagatattactacagatattactacagatattaccacatatgtcactacagatattactacagatattactaaagatattactacagatattactacagatattactacatatgtcactacagatattactacagatattactacagatattactacatgtattactacagatattactaaatgtgtgtgaaggttcttggttcagtgtccacaggagaatatatgactcaaaggaaaagaaaactattgagtgaaaagaaaaaacacaaaaactactacatcttcatttatttctaaaactgtttggtaaatgactaccaggctgtaattttactcttttcttaaacagttatgatgttattaataaaatcattaaattaacagtttgtttagtttttatattgatcTGTTGGCTGAACTCAACCCTTGTGTGCCTCAATCCCCAGTGCCAGGTGCGATGTCTCTGGGACCCCCGGCCACGCCCCTTTGCCAtgcccatctcctgattggtgtgctgtcGTCCTGCCAGACCCAGGGACCGCCCCGTCACCTGGCCTGAACTTTAAAAGCTCTGCGAGCTGATTGGTCAGGGCGTCTGTCTGGCTGTAACAGCGTGCCCCCCAGCCTGTTGAACTGTGACCTTGTGACCTAGAGTATTTAGGAGCCTCTAATAGTGAGTCTGTTTGTTTCACCTTTGTtatctttgatctttgacctgtgaACCTTGGCCTCCATCTTTAGTTTAACTTTTTATCTTCTAGGGTCCTTTGTTTATTGAATTTGTGGTTATCTTATGAACAACAGCCCCCATTGGCCTTCCTTAGTTTGTTAAAGAAATACCTgttacacacctgtgtgtgtgtgtgtgtgtgtgtgtgtgtgtgtgtgtgtgtgtgtgtgtgtgtgtgtgtgtgtgtgtgtgtgtgtgtgtgtgtgtgtgtgtgtgtgtgtgtgtgttacggggaCCTGTACACCACATGCGTGACTGACACCAGAGTGTTCATTGATCGGCTGTGAGCCTCATTGGTCCACAGGGTCACATGACACCGCTCCGACCCCCATTCCTGAGCCCTCCCCCAACCCAACTTAAAGCCCCCGCtggtgatgcgttcactgactccAGCTCGCCGCTCCTCCTGCACGCGTCGTGGATTCTGGGCTGATCACAACCCCGGGACCTCGGAACACCTGTCACCGGTCACCTGACCTCCGGTCACCGGTCACCTGACCTCCGGTGAGTGTGGGGAACACGACCAGGGACTGTCCCCGGTTCACCAGGCCTTTGGTGATCGTGTCCGTCCGTGGTGATCGTGGCGGGTCGAGTGACGTCACGCGTGCCTTTCGCTTTGGTGGGGGATGTGAACAACCCCCCCGGTAGCCGTTCATGATGGTAACGGGCTGAGTgttgtgcccccccccgcccccccccgctCTTCCGTCCGTAGATCGCGCCGAACTCGAACCGGGTGTCGACCGTCCGTGTCCCGAGACACCGGGGAGTCGGGGAAGAGTATCTCTATGAACgcttattaacacacacacacacacacacacacacacacacacacacacacacacacacacacacacacacacacacacacacacacacacacacacacacacacacacacacacacagtgaactcATTACTTCTGTCAGACTCGAGGAGTTTAAATGAGTTTTCTTCTGTTCAGAGGATCTAGTCGTGAACTTTGTTGTGGGACAGGATCGGACGGGGATCCGGTCACCGCTGGAACCTCAGGGACGCttctttggttgtttttcttcaaaatctGTTTAAACTTCAACAACTCTGTTTTTCCGTGTTTCCATGGAGATCATTAATGGCGAAGCAGCTGTCCCAGAGAGAGATGGACTACCCAGACAAGCTTCTGGAGTATCTCAACGGCTTCAGGTTCTCTAAGGTAATAACATACAATTTATGTTCTAACCCAGGGGGGGTCAGACTCATCttcaccgggggccacatcagcatcacggctgtcctcaaggggccagatgtaactaataaatgtaactcaatgtaactcagtgtaatgtaactaaatgtaactactccttaatgtaactaataaatgtaactaaatgtaactcagtgtaatgtaactaaatgtaactactccttaatgtaactaataaatgtaactaaatgtaactcagtgtaatgtaactaaatgtaactactccttaatgtaactaataaatgtaactaaatgtaactcagtgtaatgtaactaaatgtaactactccttaatgtaactaataaatgtaactaaatgtaactcagtgtaatgtaactaaatgtaactactccttaatgtaactaataaatgtaactaaatgtaactcagtgtaatgtaactaaatgtaactactccttaatgtaactaataaatgtaactaaatgtaactcagtgtaatgtaactaaatgtaactactccttaatgtaactaataaatataactaaatgttactcagtgtaatgtaactaaatgtaactactccttaatgtaactaataaatgtaactaaatgtaactcagtgtaatgtaactaaatgtaactactccttaatgtaactaataaatgtaactaaatgtaactcagtgtaatgtaactaaatgtaactactccttaatgtaactaataaatgtaactaaatgtaactcagtgtaatgtaactaaatgtaactactccttaatgtaactaataaatgtaactaaatgtaactcagtgtaatgtaatgtaacccaTGCGTTCTAACCCATCTTAATAACTATTTGAGATTCAGATGTGTGCTTATCTGGACTAACCGGAACCTGAACCTGTCTTAACCCTaatttaaacctaaccctaaccctaacctaactttAACCCCTAGCCTGAACCTAAGCCATACCAGGGGGTAGAAGGCTTTCAGGTTGTCTTTACAGTCAGACACACCTAACTTATCCCTAACCCATTTCCAGTGTACCACGTTTCCGTGACCCAGTGATgaaagaatgtgtgtttgtgtgtcaggttATATTCTCGGCCTGCGAGCTGGGCGTGTTCGACCTCCTGTTGACGTCCCAGGAGCCCCTGAGTGCCCAGCAGGTGGCCCAGGAGCTGAGCGCCAGCGCCGACGGGATGGAGAGGCTGATGGATACCCTGGTGGGCCTCCAGATCCTGGACGTGGAGACCACCAATGCAACAGGTGGGGAGGAGAGCTGGAACAGATGGGGCTGCTTCAGTACCCACTGTTATTACTCCATGAGGTCTGACCTCAGTTGGGCTCAAACACCTCGGATGTTTCTTCATGGTTACCTGATCATAAATGTGTTGTGTTCAATGCGCCTCTGGTACCAACTGTGATGGAGAGGAAAATGATTTACATTTCTGAAACGGCTGCGTCAAAAGCATTTGGACTTCTGCGTTCTGTCTACAAATTAAAGGCATTTCAGTGTCATCCAagaaacttcttcttttctaaCTGACTAGGATTAgtgtttggggttagggttagtttttggggttacggttggggttagggtttgggttagggttagtgtttgtggttagggtttgggttagggtttggggttagggtttgggttagggtttgggtttagggtttgggttaggggttagggtttgggttagggtttgggtttggtttggggttagggtttgggttaggggttagggtttggggttagggtttggggttagggttagggtttggggttagggtttgggttagggtttgggtttagggtttgggttaggggttaggttagggtttgggtttggtttggggttagggtttgggttaggggttagggtttggggttagggtttgggtttgggttagggtttggggttagggttagggtttggggttagggttagggtttgggttagggttagggtttgggtttagggtttgggttaggggttagggtttgggtttagggtttggtttaggggttagggtttgggtaaggggttagggtttgggttaggggttagggtttgggtaaggggttagggtttgggttaggggtttggggttaggctttgggttagggtttggggttagggtttgggttagggtttgggttaggggtgagGGTTTGGAACTACAGACATTTGtacttccttttgtttccttctttgacgaaccCAAGCTCCTCGTCAGCCTGTTGGAGCTGAAGGAGTCTTCTGGATAACAAGTGGAATGTCTTCAGACCCTTGGTAGTCCAGCTGCTTCTGACCCGACCTTCAAGGGTTCCATGACCTGCATGAGTGTCCAGACGTTTGGACCTGGTGACCCCCTCCAGTTGTATTTGCTTGGTGATTGAAAGGTGTTGAACGGTGTGCGAGTTCTGTCCTGACGGATGCAGATGGACGGACATCAGTGAACTCTCTTGTTGGCTCAGCTGCTTTCTGTTTAGAAACTTCACAAAAGTCCAAAACCCAAAGATCTTCTGGCTGACGGTTTCTTTTCTGGTGAACTGACAATCACAAAGAGTTTTTACACACATGATGGTTTGTGGTACTGAGGACTCATTTTGTGTGGTAGTAAATAGGTGCTGATTTGAATGTGAACACTGAGACTGTGGTCATCTCTGTCCAAACAGCCCTATACAGCAACACTGACTTGGCCAGTCGGTACCTGGCCAAAGGCAGCCCCAGGTCTCTATGGAACATGATCATCTACTTCTCCCAATCCCTGTACCCCCTGTGGAGCGGCTTAGGGGACACTGTGAGGTCAGTGGGCTCAGCTGTTTCTGACAAACTTGAAATAATGAGGACGACGCAAAAACGATCATTGGCTGTTAAAGTCTAAGTTAGCAGTGGATTCTTACTAGAGACAGACATTCATTTCTGGAAGCATCCAACTGACTTGATTCCATCAAAAATGTGTCGATGTCAGGATGGAAGTGATGCGGCTGAAATGGGACTGCTAGCAGATGAAGGATGTTTGTTGCAGCTGGTTCCACCTGCTGGACTGAAGCTGTTAGAGATGAAGGGTTAGTGTAAGGCAGCCAGAACACCAACAACAGCCGGTGTGTTCTCTGTCTCCCCCTAACTCAGGGCGGGGAAGAACCAGAATGAGAAGAACTTTGGCATCCCAACAGAGGACGTTTTCCATGCTATCTTCAGGTTTGTTTCGTCTGTTCTGGTTCAGGTGTTTCAGCCGTTGTGTGGAAACCATTGTGTTTGATGACTGGGTTTGATTCCAAACCCCTCCACCCAGGactgaggaggagatggtgaaATTCCTGGGGCTGATGGACTCTACTTGGGCGATGGATGGACTGCACATCGTGAGGGCGTTCGATCTGTCTTGTTTCCAGAAGGTGGTGGATGTTGGAGGTGAGGCGGACACACACAGGCTGGAGAAGGTTGTTGGTTCAAACCGACTGACTAACCCTGCCATCATCAGCCTAAATCACATGTTCCCAATGTTATTTCCTGTCGTTCACGCACTGACACCGTTCTGTGGGTTTAACTCCCAGGATGCACTGGTGCTCTGGCCCGTGAGGTGGCGAAGGCGTACCCCTCCTCCTCGGTCACGGTGTTTGACTTGCCGCAGACCGTAGAGATGGTTCAGAAACATTTCGCTCGGGACGACACTGTTATGTTTCAACCAGGTGAGTCCAGctacagccaatcagcacgTCTGGAGTAGAGAGTGGATGTTTGAAGCATTAgagcaggggggtcaaactcttTTCCAccaggggccacatcagcataacggctgttcTCAAAGGGCCACCTTcaaaactgaagaagcctcttggatgagaggagaaacaactTCAGGAACATTCTTAAAGTCcggtggattgatttaaacagctttgtatAACCTGACCTGGacaactgagaacctacacagactacGTGATTGCAGGGGATTTCTTCACTGACGACATTCCTCCGGCTGACCTCTACATTCTGGCCAGAATCATTCATGACTGGCCTGAGGAGAAGggtctgaagctgctgaagaagaTCTACGACACCTGTAAGACAGGTGGGTCCACTTCGCAGTCCAATCCATCTAATTTATCAGTGTCATCGATTCAAATGTTTAATTTCATCGAcgaccagagaggaggtttatggatgtagtgaaagaggacatgaaggtagttggtgtgagagaagaggatgagaagacagggttagatggaggacactgattggctgtggagaccctgaagggaaaagcccaaaggagaagaattTCATAAAATTTCCTCTAATTTGACAGATTGTGGTTATTGGAGTTAACGTGTGTGAGCCCAGTCATTGGTCCAATCATTGGACGTCTGACGTCAGATTCCAGAGGCTGGTTTTCATCGTAACCGATGTCAAACCGGCTCCGGGACACCAGGACCAATCTCATGTTAAACATCCAGTCGTCCCTGGTTGACCGTGGTCTTCCTCACAGGGGGGGGCGTCCTGCTGGTGGAGGCCCTGCTGTTGGAGAACCGACGGGGGCCCGTCCTGGCTCAGGTCTTCTCCCTCAACATGATGATTCAGACGGAGGGCAGAGAGCGTCATCCATCCGACTACATCCAGATGCTGAACAAGGTCGGCTTCCTCAATGTCCAGGTGTCCAGGACTGAGAAGACCTACGACGCCATCCTGGCCCTCAAATGAGCTGGGCGGACGAGGCTTCTCAGTGCATCCAAGGCCTTGAATGTGGATTAATTAGTAATTATTAACGTTCTTTAAATGATGAAAAGTCTCTATCAGTGTACCATGATGAAAAGACACACATAGAAATACCTCAATACCACACAAATAAAGAAGATAACTGACAGACTGCATGTAGACCTGGTTCATGATCTGAGATGTGACACCAGGACTGAAAATTATTCTGTTAGAAACATCCAGCCTGTGCTGAAACGGTGCTGGAAGCACGTCCTCTGAAGAAGTCAGTCATGCATGGGTTAATGTAGGGGGACCCTGTTAGACTACCGGACCCCGAGAAACAGAAACCAACAGTCTTTAAGAAAAAATTCAACAATTTAATTGTTCAGACGAAAAACAGAAggaagcaaaaatgaaaaacaggagGTATcgaacagaataataataatatactctATAATCCCCATCGGGAAATCATTTTCTTAAGTTAATATCAGATAAGGACAGCTGGCAGAGACGCCCAGGTAATCAAGCAGGAAGTattgtcaccaactccacccactacctgtcaaccaagtacccaaccaatcacggcacatctgccagaaggaatcaggtGACCAACATGTCGTCAGAAATCTGCTCCGTCAGGAGCAGAAACACCTGTGATGGACTCCAGGTAACACCATCtagagtcagaactgttaacaatgttcatgttcagagcagagggtccaaacagaaccacacacacaaaacaaccattagtgagtgaaactagctgctagcaccaacagtctgtccacatatggtttctgtttggaatgggacaatccgtgtagtacccacaatgcactggggggctgacagaacgctctttagtaactccatacagttgtgttcatgtagtcactaacagaaccatcacttctctaacatttcttgaacacctgctctttggacaggagccttttcctttagcgttagctcctttagcgtgagctcctctcccagtctcaccagtagttAGCTTTCTCCGGTTAGCCTGCTAGccttcatctacggcttcacaatgcccgcccagcgccatccatgattggccgacacaaagtcgttacgtcaccacggtgATTTTTGATGACGTTGGTGCGTTTGGTTTATAAACCAACACATTAGTTTTACGTGTTTGGAGTGAAGTCTGATGTCATTGTTTTATCACGGAATTTACACGGGTTCACGGTGGTGTACAgagcgccctcgttctttgtggttaatgcgttccaggaatcacacgcgattgaggaa
The Antennarius striatus isolate MH-2024 chromosome 17, ASM4005453v1, whole genome shotgun sequence genome window above contains:
- the asmt2 gene encoding acetylserotonin O-methyltransferase 2, coding for MAKQLSQREMDYPDKLLEYLNGFRFSKVIFSACELGVFDLLLTSQEPLSAQQVAQELSASADGMERLMDTLVGLQILDVETTNATALYSNTDLASRYLAKGSPRSLWNMIIYFSQSLYPLWSGLGDTVRAGKNQNEKNFGIPTEDVFHAIFRTEEEMVKFLGLMDSTWAMDGLHIVRAFDLSCFQKVVDVGGCTGALAREVAKAYPSSSVTVFDLPQTVEMVQKHFARDDTVMFQPGDFFTDDIPPADLYILARIIHDWPEEKGLKLLKKIYDTCKTGGGVLLVEALLLENRRGPVLAQVFSLNMMIQTEGRERHPSDYIQMLNKVGFLNVQVSRTEKTYDAILALK